The sequence below is a genomic window from Deltaproteobacteria bacterium.
CAGGGCCCTTCCGAGTTCCTGCACCTTCTTGATGCTGATGAGGTAATCCTGGTGGTAGTTTCTCATCCCCTTGGGATCATCCCAGACGATGTTTTGGAGCTTGGGGCAATCATCCTTGATCAACAGGGCCTTGTCCACCTCTTCCTGGGTCTCGCCCACAAAGAACTTGGAGTCGGAATGGTCAATAATATATTTGACCTCCTCCATCATACAGTCCTGAAACAACCATACGGCAACGCCCCCCGCGCAGAGGGCGGCCATCTCCGCCCAGAGGCCTTCCGGACGATTATCGCCGATCATGGCCACCTTGTCCCCCCGCTTCAGACCGAGGCTGACCATACCGAGGGAGAGATATTTCACATTGTCATAGTAGTCCTGCCACGTAAAAGGCATCCAGATGCCGAACTCCTTCTCCCGCATGGCCACCTTGCTGGTGCCGTACTTCTTACACTGGCTGACAAAAAGCCGGGGGATCGTGAGGTCTTTGGTGATTTCAATCCCGTTTCCACCCATCGTTTTCGTTACCTCCTTGTGGAATACAAATCCTCTTCACCCAGATAGGCCTTTACGACCTCGGGATTCGCCTGAACCTCCTCAGGTGGACCGTCCATGATCTGGTTGCCGAAATTGAGCACATTGACACGGTTGGAGATATCCATCACCACGCCCATATCGTGCTCAACCAGGACGCAGGTGACCTTCCAGCGCTCCTCTTCATTGATGTCGAGGATAAACCGGGCCATATCCTCCACCTCTTCCAGGTTCAATCCGGCCAGCGGCTCGTCCAGGAGCAGCAGTTCAGGATTGAGGGCCAATGCCCTCCCCAGTTCCACCCGCTTCTGGAGTCCGTACGGAAGCATATGGGCAGGCTTGTCCCGAATGCTCTCTATCTCAAGAAGATCGATGATCTCCTCCTCAATAAACCGCCTGGAGGCGATCTCTTCCTTCCGGGTCTTACCCACATATACGGAACCGCTCAAAATACCGCTCTTAAGATGGATATGCCGCCCCAGGCGGATATTGTCGAGGACCGACATCCCTCCGAACAGCTCCAGTTTCTGAAACGTGCGCGAAATACCCCGCTCTGCCCTATGATGGGGCCTCAGATGAGTGACCCGCTCTCCCTTATAGTAGATCTCTCCCTGCTGGGGTTTATACAGCCCGTTGATGCAGTTCATCATGACGGTCTTTCCAGCCCCATTGGGCCCGATGATGGAATGGATTTCTCCCTTTCTGACTTCCAGGTTCACCCCGGCCAAGGCGGCGACCTTGCCAAAAAACATATGAATATTTTCAAGCTTCAGAATGATCTCGCCTTCTTTGAGTCCCCCCCCCTGAACCATATCACGGGCCTCCATATTTGCAGTTAAATTTTGTCTGACGCGGCTGTTAGAAAAAAGAATTGATCACGCCATGGTCATTGATCAGCAACGCTCATCAAAGGCTGTCACTGCGAAAGCGCGCGCCTGCGGCATATGCCACAATGGATATGGATCTTTAGTGATCTTGCGGGCTTCTGCAATCTCCACGGTGTTATCCGCTCACGGGTTTCGCAGATTATCGGATATCAGATATATGAACCGCTGCTCGTCGGCAGCGCTTCATCAATTATGGATCGGGCCATGAAAAAAATCGGTTCTGTTCTTGTTCGTGCTGAAAGACATGGAATCTTAAATAATAATTCACGTATGCAGCGTATCTCATGCCTTGATAGAAGCGGCAATGAAGGTGATGTGTTTCACGTAAGCGGATTCAGAAACGACCGGTTGTGTATTTTCATGGGTTCTGATTTGAGACTCTTTCGTCAAAGTCATTAATTTGAGAGATAGGAAGTTTTTTTATATATACTTAAAATCCAGAGGTCCTTTTTTTTAGTATAAAACGGACAATGGGTTCTGAAATGCGATTACACAATTAATCCGTCATAGTTCTTTTGTCAACAAAATTTATCAAAAAATAGTCTTCCATTCCATTCGTCCGCCGGCACCTGCGGACTTCAGGGCGAAAAGGTCGGCCTCATCTCCGGAATAAGTTTTTTCCGGCACTGGCCCAGAAAATATTCATCTGTCATGCCTGCGACGAAATCGCGTACGATCGCTGCGGGGGTTGTTTGCTGGATATACTGTTGAGACATCCCCTCTAAAAACCCCTTGAAGATGTCTGAGTCGGGGTTGCTCATTTCAAGGTCCTCCAGATATTTTTGAAACAGCAGTTCAAACATGAGACATATCTTGTCTGTCTGCGCCTTGACCCTCGGATCCTTATAGATACATCCCTCATTAAAACGCTTCAATTTCTTCAACGCCGATCCCACATCTTTGCTGAAGCTCAAGTACGGCTTATCCAGGCTATTTGCAATTAGGTCCTCAACGAGGGTGTAGACGATCGTTCCGTTGGTGTCTCCCAGAACATGACGGCAATCGTCCGGGATATCCCGCCGATGGATCAAACCGAGTCTGATGGCATCTTCGATGTCCCGTCCGATATAGCTGATGGTGTCAGCCATTCTGACCACGCACCCCTCCAGTGTCATCGGCCGGAGGTCCGTGGAGGGATCCTGGGCCTTTTGCCTCATTTCCTCGGCCAGGGTATCAAAGGACTTTTCTCTCTTGGGTTCGAGAAGCTGGGAGTGAATTTCCCCATCGTGGCAGAGAATTCCGTCCAGGACCTGCAATGTCAGGTTCCACCCCTTCCCTTTCCTCTCGATCTTCTGCAGGAAGCGGACGCCCTGGATATTATGGAGAAATCGACCGATACGGTGGGATTCACACAGACTGGAGAGGAATTTCTCCCCATCATGCCCAAACGGCGTGTGCCCGATATCGTGCCCGAGGGCTATCGCCTCAATCAGGTCTTCATTCAGACGGAGAAGGCGCCCGGCCGTCCTTGCAATCTTGGATACGAGCTGAACATGCAGGACCCTATGGGTAATGTGATCGTTTTTGATGAGATAAAAGACCTGGGTCTTGTCGATATAACGGGAATAGGCCAATGAATGGAGTATCCGGTCGGAATCGGCTGAGAAACTCTGTCTGTGTCCCTGGTCGATGTCAGGGTCGCTCTTTTGTCGTAAAGCATCCCGGCTGAGACAGGCCCAGGGAGCCAATCTCTCCCCCTCGGATTCATCCAGATCTCTTCTGACATCAAGGAGTCGTTTGCTGTAAATCACCTGCCCGGGTCCCCCTTGCCCCCTGACCTGGCATAGACCTTTTTGATCTCGTTCCAGAGGTTTTTCCCCCTCTCTGAAATTACGCCGCGGGCGGTATCAGCGATCCTTCGAGATTGACTTTCCAGATCCTCATCCCCGGGGGGCGCAATCCCCTCCTTTTTATATTTCCAGCGCAGTATGGAGCGGGCAATGCGCGCCTCACCATCTTCGGCCAGGCGTCTGATACCATTCTTGGTGCTTTCATCCATTATGACGCCTCTTACGAATCGCCGGGACAATGGGGGCGTTGGCCCGATGGGGAATAGTGGAAGACCGGAGCACTGGAATACCAACCGCTTTAAACGGTTTCCTATTTTTTTTTCTTGCAAATCAGAATTGCCAGTGGTATATATATCGGCTTATGAAATTTTGAGCCTCATCAGCGAATCCGAGGCTTTTTAGACCCGGGCGTGTTCATTGGCCGATCCTGACCGGGTGCCTTCGCGTATTCACCATAAATGACGTTTCCTCAGGTGTTGTGTTCTCCACCATGATAGCGTTCTTTTTGCAGTAGAATACCAGATCAGGGGGATGGGTTCAAGGGTCAATGGACCAAAAAACACAGGTTTGGAATTTTGCCAGGTGCTCTGCCAATACATGGGTATGAGAGGCTCCGAACCGAGGGAAAACCGGCATCGAGATCTGAATCGATCTCACTATCAAGGAGGATTGAATGGCAGCAATTATCAACATGAAACAACTTCTGGAATCAGGCGTCCATTTCGGACACCAGACGAGACGCTGGAACCCCAAAATGAAGCCGTATATCTTCGGCGCGCGAAACGGGATCCACATCATTGACCTTCAAAAAACGGTCAGGCTTATTAAGATCGCTTATGATTTCATTGTCAGGACAGTCTCAGAAGGCTACCCTGTCCTTTTTGTCGGAACCAAAAAACAGGCACATGAATCCATTGTCGAGGAGAGCGAACGTTGCGGCATGTTCTATGTTGTCAATAGATGGCTGGGAGGTTCCCTCACCAATTTCCAGACGATCAAGAAAAGCATCTCTCGTCTCAAGGAACTCGAACGGATGAAAGAAGACGGTTCTATCAACCGCTATACGAAAAAAGAAATTCTCAAGATGAACAGGGAGCTGGAAAAGCTGGAAAAGAATCTC
It includes:
- a CDS encoding ABC transporter ATP-binding protein gives rise to the protein MVQGGGLKEGEIILKLENIHMFFGKVAALAGVNLEVRKGEIHSIIGPNGAGKTVMMNCINGLYKPQQGEIYYKGERVTHLRPHHRAERGISRTFQKLELFGGMSVLDNIRLGRHIHLKSGILSGSVYVGKTRKEEIASRRFIEEEIIDLLEIESIRDKPAHMLPYGLQKRVELGRALALNPELLLLDEPLAGLNLEEVEDMARFILDINEEERWKVTCVLVEHDMGVVMDISNRVNVLNFGNQIMDGPPEEVQANPEVVKAYLGEEDLYSTRR
- the rpsB gene encoding 30S ribosomal protein S2; translated protein: MAAIINMKQLLESGVHFGHQTRRWNPKMKPYIFGARNGIHIIDLQKTVRLIKIAYDFIVRTVSEGYPVLFVGTKKQAHESIVEESERCGMFYVVNRWLGGSLTNFQTIKKSISRLKELERMKEDGSINRYTKKEILKMNRELEKLEKNLGGIKNMDELPGVVFIVDPKREKIAVKEAKKLGIPVVAIADSNCDPDEIDFLIPGNDDAIRAIRLICSKIADACIEGHNLAEQRLREEDALRKEQEAAEAETAETPPVAAQAEEGGPEIIVLPKSDASRANEATDEEHVASVEG
- a CDS encoding AMP-binding protein; translation: MGGNGIEITKDLTIPRLFVSQCKKYGTSKVAMREKEFGIWMPFTWQDYYDNVKYLSLGMVSLGLKRGDKVAMIGDNRPEGLWAEMAALCAGGVAVWLFQDCMMEEVKYIIDHSDSKFFVGETQEEVDKALLIKDDCPKLQNIVWDDPKGMRNYHQDYLISIKKVQELGRAL
- a CDS encoding HD domain-containing protein codes for the protein MYSKRLLDVRRDLDESEGERLAPWACLSRDALRQKSDPDIDQGHRQSFSADSDRILHSLAYSRYIDKTQVFYLIKNDHITHRVLHVQLVSKIARTAGRLLRLNEDLIEAIALGHDIGHTPFGHDGEKFLSSLCESHRIGRFLHNIQGVRFLQKIERKGKGWNLTLQVLDGILCHDGEIHSQLLEPKREKSFDTLAEEMRQKAQDPSTDLRPMTLEGCVVRMADTISYIGRDIEDAIRLGLIHRRDIPDDCRHVLGDTNGTIVYTLVEDLIANSLDKPYLSFSKDVGSALKKLKRFNEGCIYKDPRVKAQTDKICLMFELLFQKYLEDLEMSNPDSDIFKGFLEGMSQQYIQQTTPAAIVRDFVAGMTDEYFLGQCRKKLIPEMRPTFSP